A genomic region of Metopolophium dirhodum isolate CAU chromosome 1, ASM1992520v1, whole genome shotgun sequence contains the following coding sequences:
- the LOC132937016 gene encoding LOW QUALITY PROTEIN: uncharacterized protein LOC132937016 (The sequence of the model RefSeq protein was modified relative to this genomic sequence to represent the inferred CDS: deleted 2 bases in 1 codon), whose amino-acid sequence MADKMKKKDLDNIIKDGFSWKTIAGYHIPYIMRLVNGKHLKFVATRMAEYELLKKYLHNIHSYIYTSCTPVIAYVITDSEAKILNYINETHYGNGKDFQFLAGIDYIVLLEDIHNFYLFIDICYKKLKCNITSGYKDKCGFVRIDSDPYSCVPYCTQNGQKYLPLFYFEGDTENLIQRAVKLENWNLAYLRFCWKIHGVKAEFFAGDSCLVISLDDIKNLYPPETHFEDIWPTKMANSHLSTNQKSFQTNPPGSWFKIVPDKNTISHTSTATVPIIPHSTQVKKNQMQQQQKQQQQQQIITTPQIQAQENNSNNTPYKIQMAALEGKTIHCINAKPCIYSDWMVTLKDVVWMVLPSCNVAKCAHVLHTYLKTTILFGNSEQLTVLRENGLIRSMNPGDTPMAMLKDITLVLPRLKTFVLMQDKEINQYQSAGGPCK is encoded by the exons ATGGCTGATAAAATGAAGAAGAAAGatctagataatataataaaag ATGGATTTTCTTGGAAAACAATAGCAGGATACCACATACCATATATAATGCGTTTAGTTAATggtaaacatttgaaatttgtagCTACTCGGATGGCTGAATATgaactacttaaaaaatatttacataatatacattcttatatttatacttCATGCACACCAGTGATAGCTTATGTGATCACTGATTCGGAGGCGaagatattaaattacataaacgaAACACATTATGGAAATGGGAAAGATTTTCAATTCTTGGCAGGAATAGATTATATCGTCCTTTTAGAAGATAttcataacttttatttattcatagacatatgttataaaaaattaaagtgcAACATTACTTCAGGTTACAAAGACAAATGCGGTTTTGTACGTATTGACTCTGACCCTTACTCCTGTGTACCATATTGTACTCAAAATGGCCAAAAATATTTGCCTTTATTCTACTTTGAAGGAGATACAGAAAATCTTATACAACGAGCtgtaaaattagaaaattggaaTTTGGCCTATCTCAGGTTCTGTTGGAAAATTCATGGTGTTAAAGCTGAGTTTTTTGCTGGTGACTCTTGCTTAGTGATCAGCCTTGATGATATCAAAAATTTGTATCCACCAGAAACACATTTTGAGGATATTTGGCCAACTAAAATGGCTAATTCACATCTCTCAACTAATCAGAAGTCTTTCCAGACCAATCCACCAGGTTCCTGGTTCAAAATAGTCCctgataaaaatactatttctcACACTTCAACAGCAACAGTACCAATCATTCCACACAGTACGCAAGTGAAGAAGAACCAAATG caacaacaacagaagcagcaacaacaacaacaaataataactaCTCCGCAAATTCAAGCAcaagaaaataattcaaataatactcCATACAAG aTCCAAATGGCAGCACTCGAAGGGAAAACTATCCACTGCATAAATGCCAAACCTTGTATATATTCGGATTGGATGGTGACCTTAAAGGACGTTGTTTGGATGGTGTTGCCTTCGTGCAATGTTGCAAAATGCGCTCACGTCCTGCACACTTACTTaaaaacgacaatattatttggGAATTC TGAACAGTTGACCGTGTTGAGAGAGAATGGACTCATTCGGTCAATGAACCCCGGAGATACACCGATGGCCATGTTGAAAGACATCACGCTAGTGTTACCACGGTTAAAGACATTTGTGTTAATGCAAGATAAAGAA ATAAACCAATACCAATCTGCAGGTGGACCTTGCAAGTGA